The following are encoded together in the Vibrio zhugei genome:
- the torR gene encoding two-component system response regulator TorR, with amino-acid sequence MNYPLLVVESERDTRLILVNYFQQEGYDVLSAETSIEMREHLNQQEFDVILLDAQLLSGDSLMITRELRNQSDVGIILLNGREDNIDKIIGLEMGADDYVAKPFELRELLVRVKNLMWRVSRAREHAPLTQHSDCQQIQFGDWFFDIQRRSLSQNGEPIKLTKAEYELLVALASNPHQVLTREAILAMISHRVDTPNDRTIDVLIRRLRSKMECDPKTPQIIVTVHGEGYMFAGT; translated from the coding sequence ATGAATTATCCGTTATTAGTTGTAGAAAGTGAGCGCGATACGCGGCTTATTTTAGTCAATTACTTTCAGCAGGAAGGATACGATGTACTGTCGGCTGAGACTAGTATAGAAATGCGTGAACACTTAAACCAACAGGAATTCGATGTCATATTGTTGGACGCGCAATTGTTATCGGGTGACAGTTTAATGATCACTCGCGAATTACGTAATCAGTCCGACGTAGGAATTATTCTTCTCAATGGACGAGAAGACAATATCGATAAAATTATTGGTTTAGAAATGGGGGCCGACGACTACGTTGCGAAACCGTTTGAATTAAGAGAGTTACTCGTCAGAGTGAAAAACTTGATGTGGCGGGTGTCGCGTGCCCGTGAGCATGCGCCACTAACTCAACATTCGGACTGTCAGCAAATCCAGTTTGGTGATTGGTTCTTTGATATTCAACGGCGTTCTTTGAGCCAGAATGGCGAACCGATTAAATTAACCAAAGCGGAGTATGAATTATTAGTCGCTCTTGCGTCTAATCCGCATCAAGTGCTCACAAGAGAAGCGATTTTAGCGATGATCAGCCATCGTGTTGATACCCCTAATGACCGCACCATTGATGTATTAATTCGTCGATTACGGTCAAAGATGGAGTGTGATCCCAAAACCCCACAGATTATTGTGACGGTACATGGTGAAGGGTATATGTTCGCAGGGACATAA
- the elyC gene encoding envelope biogenesis factor ElyC, with product MFELKKIISSLFMPLPALLIIGFLGLSLIMFTAKRKSGCVIVLFSLVGIFLVSFQPVSSRLLMPLERQYKGFLPVDASIDYVMVLGSGHVVDDQLPPTSELSRTALMRLTEGIRIFRMYPGSKLILSGYAGGSEFSHARMLAQVALGLGVPKADIILLETAKDTWEEARQAAAFVKQKKMVLVTSASHMHRALHEFHAAGLAPVPAPTNYLAQKNIRQPWEKYAPKARYLEQTERYWHETMGSLWQDLRDWLLKTTPEPLPTTPKASTAEDMPDPVKKPSS from the coding sequence ATGTTTGAGCTGAAAAAAATTATTTCGTCCCTATTTATGCCGCTACCAGCACTGCTGATTATCGGGTTTTTAGGTTTATCATTAATCATGTTTACTGCCAAGCGCAAGAGTGGCTGTGTCATCGTGCTGTTTTCTTTAGTGGGCATTTTTCTCGTGTCATTTCAGCCTGTCTCATCGCGCCTATTGATGCCGTTAGAACGGCAATACAAAGGCTTTTTGCCCGTCGACGCCAGCATTGACTATGTGATGGTATTAGGCAGTGGCCATGTCGTCGATGATCAACTCCCCCCCACCTCCGAGCTCAGTCGTACTGCCTTGATGCGCTTAACGGAAGGCATTCGTATTTTTCGCATGTACCCAGGATCGAAGCTGATTTTGTCGGGCTACGCTGGAGGAAGTGAATTTAGTCATGCGCGGATGCTCGCTCAGGTCGCGCTGGGGCTCGGCGTACCGAAAGCCGATATTATTTTATTAGAAACCGCCAAAGATACGTGGGAGGAAGCGCGCCAAGCCGCGGCATTTGTCAAACAGAAGAAAATGGTCTTGGTCACTTCCGCATCGCACATGCATCGAGCTCTGCACGAATTTCATGCCGCAGGGTTGGCACCTGTGCCGGCACCAACCAACTATTTAGCCCAAAAGAACATTCGCCAACCTTGGGAAAAGTATGCCCCCAAAGCGCGATACTTAGAACAAACCGAACGATACTGGCACGAGACCATGGGGAGCCTTTGGCAAGATCTACGTGATTGGTTACTGAAAACCACACCAGAACCTTTACCAACAACGCCGAAAGCCTCGACCGCTGAAGACATGCCCGACCCTGTGAAGAAGCCATCTTCCTAA
- the cmoM gene encoding tRNA uridine 5-oxyacetic acid(34) methyltransferase CmoM, with product MTKDRNFDDIAHKFTKNIYGSDKGEIRQVIVWEDIVQLLTHFTPNDKPLNILDAGGGLAQLSQKLAHLGHKVTLCDLSSKMLGLAKESIEYAGLIEQYRLIHAPVQEIGGYLTEPVDLVLFHAVMEWLADPKAALETVLAQVKPGGMASIMFYNYHGLVMKNAVCGNLPHILNGMPHKKRFKLQPQQGLLPNEVYHWIEEAGFTLCGKSGIRCFSDYMGNVTHMGEFEHEDLLALERQFCRQEPYLSLGRYIHVWAQKQ from the coding sequence GTGACTAAAGATCGCAATTTCGACGATATTGCCCACAAATTCACAAAAAACATCTATGGTTCTGACAAAGGTGAAATACGTCAAGTCATTGTTTGGGAAGATATAGTGCAATTGTTAACGCATTTTACTCCCAATGACAAGCCTTTAAATATCTTAGATGCTGGTGGTGGATTAGCACAGTTATCTCAAAAACTTGCCCACTTGGGTCACAAAGTCACACTGTGTGATTTGTCTTCCAAGATGTTGGGCTTGGCAAAAGAGTCGATTGAATATGCTGGATTAATTGAGCAGTATCGCTTGATTCATGCTCCAGTGCAGGAGATTGGCGGCTATTTAACCGAGCCAGTAGACCTCGTACTCTTTCACGCTGTGATGGAATGGTTAGCCGATCCTAAAGCGGCATTAGAGACGGTATTAGCTCAGGTTAAACCCGGTGGCATGGCATCCATTATGTTCTATAACTATCATGGGTTAGTTATGAAGAATGCCGTCTGTGGTAACTTGCCACATATTTTGAACGGTATGCCGCATAAAAAACGGTTTAAGTTGCAACCGCAACAAGGCTTGCTTCCTAATGAGGTTTACCATTGGATTGAAGAAGCGGGTTTTACGCTGTGTGGAAAAAGTGGTATTCGCTGTTTTAGTGATTACATGGGGAATGTGACTCACATGGGAGAGTTTGAGCACGAGGACCTTTTGGCGTTGGAACGACAATTTTGCCGGCAAGAGCCTTATCTCTCATTAGGCCGATACATTCATGTATGGGCGCAAAAGCAATAA
- the mukF gene encoding chromosome partition protein MukF, with the protein MSELTHTAETQSIDELVGWVKQHDFSLNLTPERLAFLIAISVLSSERYEDELGEGELQDTFKIVTQQFSETGEASAFRANNAINEMVSQRLIRRFTSEVNDGVSIYRLSPLAIGITDYYIRHRQFSKLKLSIQLSMVASEMAKAVEAAQQSAEPEEWRKNVYGVLKYSVGEIFDQIDLNQRVMDEQQHLVKEQIAELLNQNWQDAISSCEQLLTETSTTLRELQDTLQAAGDELQTQILDIQELTYGNEALEFIAEILFGLQMKLDRIVSWGQQAIDLWIGYDRHVHKFIRTAIDMDQNRAFSQRLRQSLTDYFDQPWYLTYADAERLRDLRDEALVLRDDEVTGFVPQEVEYEEFQHVHDELGERIGEMLSDFKQHNRPIDLGSVLQDYLATHPHTHHFDLARIVVDQAVRLGYSESDYQAIQPDWQAINEFGAKVQANVIDRY; encoded by the coding sequence ATGAGTGAGTTAACTCATACTGCTGAGACTCAGTCCATTGACGAATTAGTCGGGTGGGTCAAACAGCATGATTTTTCCTTGAACCTAACACCTGAGCGTTTAGCTTTCCTGATTGCAATATCAGTATTGAGTAGTGAACGCTATGAGGACGAGTTAGGGGAAGGTGAGCTGCAAGATACATTTAAAATAGTAACACAACAATTTTCAGAGACCGGAGAAGCCTCCGCTTTCCGCGCGAATAATGCGATTAATGAAATGGTCAGTCAGCGTTTAATTCGCCGTTTTACTAGCGAAGTAAACGATGGGGTGAGCATTTATCGTTTGTCGCCGTTAGCCATTGGCATCACCGACTATTATATTCGTCATCGACAATTCTCGAAGCTGAAACTCTCGATTCAACTTTCGATGGTGGCCAGTGAAATGGCCAAAGCCGTTGAGGCTGCGCAGCAAAGCGCAGAGCCCGAAGAGTGGCGTAAGAATGTCTATGGCGTATTGAAGTATTCGGTGGGCGAGATTTTTGATCAAATCGATCTCAACCAACGCGTGATGGATGAGCAGCAGCACTTAGTGAAAGAGCAAATTGCGGAACTGCTCAACCAGAACTGGCAAGATGCTATCTCAAGTTGTGAACAGTTGTTAACGGAAACCTCGACCACATTGCGGGAATTGCAAGATACCTTGCAAGCGGCGGGGGATGAACTGCAAACGCAAATTCTTGATATTCAAGAATTGACCTACGGAAACGAAGCGTTGGAGTTCATTGCTGAGATTTTGTTTGGTTTACAGATGAAGTTGGATCGTATCGTCAGCTGGGGTCAGCAAGCGATTGATTTATGGATTGGCTATGACCGTCATGTGCATAAATTTATTCGTACCGCGATTGATATGGACCAAAACCGGGCGTTCAGTCAACGCTTGAGACAATCCCTCACGGATTACTTTGACCAGCCTTGGTACCTCACGTATGCCGACGCCGAGCGTCTACGCGATTTACGCGATGAGGCCCTCGTGCTGCGTGATGACGAAGTCACCGGGTTTGTTCCGCAAGAAGTGGAATACGAAGAATTTCAACATGTGCATGATGAACTGGGCGAACGCATCGGTGAAATGCTCAGTGATTTTAAACAACACAACCGTCCTATTGATTTAGGCTCGGTGCTGCAAGACTATCTTGCAACGCACCCCCATACTCATCATTTTGATCTCGCTCGCATTGTTGTTGACCAAGCGGTCCGACTGGGTTATTCAGAATCCGACTATCAAGCGATTCAACCCGATTGGCAAGCAATCAACGAATTTGGTGCAAAGGTACAAGCAAATGTCATCGACCGATATTAA
- the mukE gene encoding chromosome partition protein MukE: MSSTDINEYMSVNLAKAIANPLFPALDSLLRAGRHIASEDLDNHAFLSDFESELAVFYQRYNTELVRAPEGFFYLRPRSTSLINRSVLSELDMLVGKVLCFLYLSPERLAHEGIFTNQELYDELLQLADESKLMKLVTHRATGSDLDKEKLFDKVRTSLRRLKRLGMIITVGETNKFHISEAVFRFGADVRVGDDMRDAQLRLIRDGEAVVYHEEPSQPTLFDGQDSNNDPLDTATEVEDDA; this comes from the coding sequence ATGTCATCGACCGATATTAATGAATACATGTCAGTAAATCTGGCAAAAGCGATCGCGAACCCGCTCTTTCCGGCTTTAGACAGCCTGTTACGGGCGGGACGTCATATCGCCAGTGAAGATTTGGACAATCACGCGTTTTTAAGCGACTTTGAATCGGAGTTGGCCGTTTTCTATCAGCGTTACAATACAGAACTGGTTCGAGCGCCAGAAGGCTTTTTCTATTTACGCCCACGTTCTACCTCATTGATTAATCGCAGTGTCTTATCAGAGTTAGACATGCTAGTGGGTAAAGTATTGTGCTTTCTTTACTTAAGCCCAGAACGTTTGGCCCACGAAGGTATTTTTACCAATCAAGAGCTGTATGACGAGCTGTTACAGTTAGCGGATGAAAGTAAGTTGATGAAGTTGGTCACGCATCGCGCGACCGGGTCTGATCTTGATAAAGAGAAACTGTTCGACAAAGTTCGCACCTCACTTAGACGTCTCAAACGGCTTGGTATGATTATTACCGTTGGCGAAACCAATAAATTTCATATCTCTGAAGCGGTCTTTCGTTTTGGTGCCGATGTGCGTGTTGGTGATGATATGCGCGATGCACAATTACGTTTAATTCGCGATGGTGAAGCAGTGGTGTATCACGAAGAACCGAGCCAACCCACTTTGTTTGACGGACAAGATTCAAATAATGACCCATTGGATACGGCAACAGAAGTAGAGGATGACGCATGA
- the mukB gene encoding chromosome partition protein MukB: MIERGKYQSLTMINWNGFFARTFDIDNLVTTLSGGNGAGKSTTMAAFITALIPDQTLLHFRNTTEAGSSQSSRDKGLFGKLQPGTCYATLDVVNSRHQRLLFGVKLQQVAGRDKKVDIKPFVIQGLPSHVKPTDVLVETVSNNQARVRQLDEVKAAVGEWEEVLFKTFSSVTDYHSQMFEFGVIPKKLRNGGDRSKFYRLIEASLYGGISSAITRSLRDYLLPQNGGVKKAFQDMESALRENRMTLEAIKTTQADRDLFKHLITESTNYVAADYMRHANERRHKIDETLALRRDLFETRNHLIEHNRILNDVQSELAQFADQESGLEQDYQSASDHAQLVQNALRQQEKITRYQDDLEELSVRLEEQMMVVEEAQERVMQAEEQSLVSEEEVDSLKTQLADYQQALDVQQTRTLQYQQAVNALEKAQTLLGDESLTAENAIPRVAKLKQHQDEQTQTLLSVKHRLDMSSAAAEQFERAYGLLTSVKGEVLRERARDVAREVLNEARDAQHTVSQEHQWVAQQRDLTRRIQQRQQMQQSLNEYHNLTQVTLDEDGILEQEYERHSAILEQLDASYEELREECSLARQKEQELQGQIRQLEDAAPAWIHAHEALTQLREISDAPLDNAQAVMAQMQSVLEQEKSASAEKDRLALQRDELDDEIARLAAPGGSNDPRLKGLADSLGGVLLAEIYDDITLDDAPYFSAMYGPARHAIVVPDLSAVKERLVELDDCPEDLYLIEGDVDAFDDSCFNAEELDNAVCVQFNQRQMRYSRFPELPLFGRAAREQRLENLRQEREETVENYAKAAFDSQKLLRQYHSFNAFIAQHMYVAFNDDPEQALTNIRTQRNQIQRQLSELQNQEQQQRSQRQLSKQALALLDKITPMFGLFADDTIDERLDEVNRQLEQLEVSKTFLTKHRAAVDALAPIVSALDADPEQFDALEKEYEQADQALQQLKQQIFALSDLVERRHYFAYSDSVSLLDHNSELSEKLKVKLAQAEKQRTQSREQLKQAQAQLSQYHQVMASLKSSHQAKLETVQEFKQDLQELGVQADESALERAQYRRQELQERLHALRQRKSECERLITSSELEMKTLAKRLKKLEKTYHELRLYVVNAKAGWCSVLRLARDNDVERRLHKRELAYLSANDLRSMSDKSLGALRLAVSDNENLRDALRQSEDTAYPERKVMFYIAVYQHLRERIRQDIIRTDDPVEAIEEMEVELARLTEELTQREHRLAISSDSVANLIRKTIQREQNRIRMLNQGLSNISFGQVSGVRLNVKVRESHEVLLSGLVDEHEQHRDLFENNRYSFSESMAKLFQRVNPHIDLGQRSPQILGDELLDYRNYLELSVEVHRGTDGWLQAESGALSTGEAIGTGQSILLMVVQSWEEESRRLRSKDIVPCRLLFLDEAARLDGKSIATLFELCHRLDMQLLIAAPENISPEKGTTYKLVRKVFKDHEHVHVVGLRGFGQEPKATTPEQAIAESL; the protein is encoded by the coding sequence ATGATTGAACGAGGTAAATATCAATCGCTAACCATGATCAACTGGAACGGCTTTTTTGCTCGTACTTTTGATATTGATAATTTGGTGACCACGTTATCTGGCGGTAACGGTGCCGGTAAATCAACCACGATGGCCGCGTTCATCACCGCATTGATTCCCGATCAGACTCTACTGCACTTTCGCAACACAACCGAAGCAGGAAGCTCTCAGTCGTCGCGAGACAAAGGCTTATTCGGTAAGCTCCAGCCGGGAACCTGTTATGCCACGCTAGATGTGGTGAACTCGCGACATCAGCGCTTATTGTTTGGCGTAAAACTGCAGCAGGTGGCCGGGCGTGATAAGAAAGTAGACATCAAGCCATTCGTCATTCAAGGCTTACCGAGTCACGTGAAACCGACGGATGTGCTGGTGGAAACGGTCTCGAATAATCAAGCGCGTGTTCGTCAACTTGATGAAGTCAAAGCCGCAGTCGGCGAGTGGGAAGAAGTCTTGTTCAAGACGTTCTCATCGGTTACTGACTACCACAGTCAGATGTTTGAATTTGGTGTGATTCCTAAGAAATTACGCAATGGTGGCGATCGTTCTAAGTTTTACCGCTTGATCGAAGCGTCGCTGTATGGCGGTATTTCCAGCGCAATTACCCGCTCGCTTCGTGATTATTTATTACCGCAAAATGGCGGTGTAAAGAAAGCATTCCAAGATATGGAATCCGCACTGCGTGAAAACCGTATGACGTTGGAAGCGATCAAAACGACGCAAGCGGATCGGGATCTGTTTAAACATCTGATCACCGAATCAACCAACTATGTGGCGGCGGATTATATGCGCCATGCCAACGAACGTCGTCATAAAATTGATGAGACGCTCGCCTTGCGTCGTGATTTATTTGAGACGCGCAATCATTTGATTGAGCACAACCGCATACTCAATGATGTGCAGAGTGAATTGGCTCAGTTTGCTGATCAAGAAAGTGGTCTAGAGCAAGATTATCAATCTGCCTCGGATCATGCCCAACTCGTGCAAAATGCGCTGCGGCAACAAGAAAAAATCACACGTTATCAAGACGATTTAGAAGAGCTGAGCGTTCGTCTTGAAGAACAAATGATGGTGGTTGAAGAAGCACAAGAGCGCGTCATGCAGGCGGAAGAGCAGTCGCTTGTCTCTGAAGAGGAAGTGGACAGCTTAAAAACCCAATTGGCGGACTACCAGCAAGCGCTCGATGTGCAGCAAACCCGAACGTTGCAATATCAACAAGCGGTCAATGCCCTTGAAAAAGCGCAGACCTTACTGGGGGACGAGTCATTAACGGCTGAGAATGCCATTCCCCGTGTTGCGAAACTGAAGCAACACCAAGATGAGCAAACTCAAACCTTATTGAGCGTGAAGCACCGTTTGGATATGTCATCAGCCGCCGCGGAACAGTTTGAACGTGCATATGGGCTGTTAACCTCTGTGAAAGGCGAGGTTCTCCGTGAACGGGCTCGCGATGTTGCGCGCGAGGTACTCAACGAGGCGCGTGATGCCCAGCATACCGTCAGTCAGGAACATCAGTGGGTCGCTCAGCAGCGTGATTTAACCCGTCGTATCCAGCAGCGTCAGCAAATGCAGCAGTCCCTAAATGAGTATCACAATCTTACTCAGGTGACATTGGATGAGGATGGCATTCTTGAGCAAGAGTATGAGCGCCATAGTGCCATACTGGAACAGCTTGATGCGTCTTATGAAGAGTTACGCGAAGAGTGCAGTCTCGCGCGTCAGAAAGAGCAGGAGTTACAAGGGCAAATCCGCCAACTTGAAGACGCCGCTCCTGCATGGATTCACGCACATGAGGCCTTGACGCAATTACGTGAAATCAGTGATGCGCCACTCGATAATGCGCAAGCTGTGATGGCGCAGATGCAGTCTGTGCTTGAACAAGAGAAAAGTGCGTCTGCGGAAAAAGATCGTTTAGCCCTACAACGTGATGAGTTGGATGATGAAATTGCCCGTTTAGCCGCTCCGGGTGGCTCGAACGATCCTCGCTTAAAAGGGTTAGCCGATAGTCTGGGCGGGGTACTATTAGCGGAGATTTACGATGATATCACCCTAGATGATGCGCCGTATTTCAGTGCAATGTATGGCCCAGCACGTCACGCTATTGTGGTGCCAGATTTAAGTGCTGTGAAAGAGCGTCTGGTTGAACTCGACGATTGCCCAGAAGATTTGTATTTAATCGAAGGGGATGTCGATGCATTTGATGACAGTTGCTTCAACGCGGAAGAACTCGATAACGCGGTGTGTGTTCAATTTAATCAACGGCAAATGCGCTATTCTCGTTTTCCTGAGCTGCCGTTGTTTGGACGGGCAGCGCGTGAGCAGCGCTTAGAAAACCTGCGCCAAGAACGTGAAGAAACCGTTGAAAATTACGCGAAAGCGGCCTTTGATTCACAAAAGTTACTCCGTCAGTATCACAGTTTTAATGCGTTCATTGCTCAACATATGTACGTTGCATTTAACGATGATCCGGAGCAAGCGTTGACGAATATTCGAACTCAACGTAACCAGATTCAGCGTCAGCTTAGCGAGTTGCAAAACCAAGAGCAGCAGCAACGCTCGCAACGTCAGTTAAGCAAACAAGCCTTAGCGTTACTGGATAAAATAACGCCAATGTTTGGGTTGTTCGCGGATGACACCATCGATGAGCGTTTGGATGAGGTTAACCGTCAACTTGAGCAATTAGAAGTCTCGAAAACTTTCCTTACTAAGCATCGTGCTGCCGTGGATGCATTGGCACCGATTGTTTCTGCACTTGATGCGGATCCAGAGCAGTTTGATGCTTTGGAGAAAGAATATGAGCAGGCAGACCAAGCGCTACAGCAGTTGAAGCAACAGATTTTCGCACTGTCTGATTTGGTGGAACGTCGTCACTACTTTGCGTATTCGGATTCTGTCAGTTTACTCGATCACAACAGTGAATTGAGTGAAAAGCTGAAAGTGAAATTGGCGCAAGCCGAGAAACAACGGACACAGAGCCGCGAGCAGCTCAAGCAAGCGCAAGCGCAGCTGAGTCAATATCATCAAGTGATGGCGTCACTAAAAAGCTCGCATCAAGCCAAACTGGAAACGGTTCAGGAATTTAAGCAAGATTTGCAAGAATTGGGCGTCCAAGCCGATGAAAGCGCACTCGAGCGAGCCCAGTACCGTCGCCAAGAGTTGCAAGAGCGTTTACATGCGCTACGCCAGCGTAAGAGTGAGTGTGAGCGTTTGATCACATCCTCTGAATTGGAAATGAAAACGCTAGCTAAGCGACTGAAGAAGTTAGAAAAAACCTATCATGAGTTGCGCCTTTACGTGGTGAATGCCAAAGCTGGCTGGTGTTCAGTGCTCCGTCTCGCCCGTGACAACGATGTTGAGCGTCGTTTGCACAAACGGGAGTTGGCGTACCTCTCGGCCAATGATTTACGCTCGATGTCGGACAAATCGCTCGGCGCATTGCGTTTAGCCGTCTCGGACAATGAAAATCTACGTGATGCACTGCGTCAGTCAGAAGATACGGCGTATCCTGAACGCAAAGTGATGTTCTACATTGCGGTTTATCAGCATTTACGTGAGCGTATTCGCCAAGACATTATCCGCACTGATGATCCGGTGGAAGCGATTGAAGAGATGGAAGTAGAGCTTGCGCGCTTAACAGAAGAGCTCACTCAGCGTGAACACCGTTTAGCGATCAGCTCGGATTCAGTCGCTAACTTGATTCGTAAGACCATCCAGAGAGAACAAAACCGCATTCGCATGCTGAACCAAGGCTTGTCGAACATTTCATTTGGTCAGGTCAGTGGTGTGCGTTTGAATGTGAAAGTGCGCGAGAGCCATGAAGTCTTACTGTCTGGTTTGGTTGATGAGCACGAGCAGCACCGTGATTTGTTTGAAAATAATCGCTACAGTTTCTCTGAATCCATGGCGAAATTATTCCAACGAGTGAACCCGCATATCGATCTTGGGCAACGTTCTCCACAAATCTTAGGGGATGAACTACTGGACTATCGTAACTACCTTGAGCTCAGTGTCGAGGTCCATCGTGGTACCGATGGTTGGTTGCAAGCAGAGTCCGGCGCGTTATCAACCGGTGAAGCGATTGGTACGGGTCAGTCTATTCTATTGATGGTGGTGCAAAGTTGGGAAGAAGAGTCGCGTCGTTTACGTAGCAAAGACATCGTGCCATGTCGCTTGTTGTTCTTGGATGAGGCCGCTCGTTTGGATGGCAAATCGATCGCAACACTATTTGAGTTGTGTCATCGCTTAGATATGCAGCTTTTAATTGCTGCGCCTGAAAATATCAGCCCAGAAAAAGGAACGACCTATAAATTGGTGCGTAAGGTCTTTAAAGATCACGAGCATGTGCACGTGGTTGGCTTACGTGGCTTTGGTCAAGAGCCGAAAGCGACCACACCTGAACAAGCTATCGCGGAGTCGCTCTAG
- a CDS encoding alpha-L-glutamate ligase-like protein, which produces MLFSISEYTSPFKLRRKGIMGMNQRNHSYIGRYNDRSKYPLVDDKLQTKMIARKAGATVPELIGVVTDQGAVRDIHKMVESWPGFVIKPARGSGGKGILVVTSHKDGSYTKPSGAVIGKQDVERHISNTLAGLFSLGGKNDVAVVENLIEFDDCFEGFSYEGVPDVRIIVFQGYPVMAMMRLSTAASDGKANLHQGAVGVGIDLGTGKAVKAVQFNRPITHHPDTGKDLSTLQVPHWRKLLTLAASAWDMTGLGYMGTDMVLDKQKGPMVLELNARPGLAIQIANGAGLLPRLRHLEEQEKPLIPPRGDERVDYAMKHFAVQDDHFSEIKSS; this is translated from the coding sequence ATGTTGTTTTCAATATCAGAATACACTTCACCATTTAAGCTACGCCGAAAAGGCATTATGGGCATGAATCAACGTAACCATAGTTACATTGGTCGCTATAATGATCGTTCGAAGTATCCATTGGTGGATGACAAATTACAGACCAAAATGATTGCTCGCAAAGCCGGGGCGACCGTACCCGAGCTGATTGGCGTGGTCACAGACCAAGGCGCTGTGCGTGACATTCATAAAATGGTTGAATCATGGCCTGGCTTTGTCATTAAACCCGCTCGAGGCAGTGGCGGTAAAGGCATCTTAGTGGTTACCTCACACAAAGATGGCTCATACACTAAGCCAAGTGGTGCCGTCATTGGTAAACAAGACGTTGAACGCCATATTAGTAATACCTTGGCGGGATTGTTTTCTTTAGGGGGTAAAAATGACGTTGCAGTCGTCGAAAACTTAATTGAATTCGATGATTGTTTCGAAGGCTTCAGTTATGAAGGGGTACCGGATGTACGTATTATCGTGTTCCAAGGTTACCCAGTGATGGCAATGATGCGTTTATCCACCGCCGCATCCGATGGCAAAGCGAACTTACACCAAGGCGCTGTTGGCGTGGGTATCGATTTAGGGACAGGCAAAGCGGTCAAAGCCGTACAATTCAACCGCCCTATCACACATCATCCCGACACCGGCAAAGATCTATCGACGCTGCAAGTGCCGCACTGGCGTAAGCTGCTGACGTTAGCAGCCAGTGCTTGGGATATGACTGGCTTAGGTTACATGGGAACAGATATGGTGCTGGATAAACAAAAAGGACCGATGGTTCTTGAGCTGAATGCCCGCCCAGGTTTGGCGATTCAAATTGCCAATGGCGCGGGTTTGCTACCACGCTTAAGGCATTTAGAAGAGCAAGAGAAGCCGTTGATTCCACCACGCGGTGACGAACGCGTCGACTACGCAATGAAGCATTTTGCCGTTCAAGACGATCATTTTAGTGAAATCAAATCGTCATGA